In a single window of the Rhizoctonia solani chromosome 16, complete sequence genome:
- a CDS encoding mRNA guanylyltransferase, whose amino-acid sequence MQPHHPPPPQIPGRLVDDKEKLIQLKRHVAGLCNVDNLRFVGSQPVSFGSRDLSRLEREDYWVCEKSDGIRVLVLIVSFPSNDQEVYLIDRKNEYRQQDGLFFPHPMDPRRALGNTLLDAELVTDYDPETKQETLNLLAFDCIVGDAQNLMSKSLTSRYGRLKEWVIKPYQKMLQEHPSMRAVQPFGIHEKEMQRSYSIEMVLQSIPNLKHGNDGLIFTCAESGYVIGTDHRILKWKPPSENSIDFKLELRFPPLPGRPSEPDFTAKPVFQLLVWTGNNSYEHFDTMQVDDAQWESWKASGEQYDDRVVEVTWDKTAKNWVYHRFRDDKDHGNHQSVVDKILESIRDGVEAEQLVSHANTIRTNWKEREKSAVSGAHYPPSGGYPPSGQYGGPPAFVAGLGIRR is encoded by the exons ATGCAACCACATCATCCACCGCCACCACAAATTCCAGGTCGTTTAGTCGACGACAAAGAAAAATTGATTCAATTGAAACGGCATGTAGCAGGACTATGTAATGTCGATAATCTTAG GTTTGTTGGAAGTCAGCCAGTGAGCTTCGGCTCGCGAGACCTTAGCCGACTAGAACGGGAAGA TTATTGGGTATGCGAAAAGTCGGATGGAATTCGAGTGCTTGTTCTCATCGTCAGCTTTCCGTCCAACGACCAAGAAGTGTACCTG ATTGACAGGAAGAACGAATATCGCCAGCAGGACGGTCTATTCTTTCCGCATCCTATGGATCCTCGACGAGCTTTGGGGAACACGTTGTTGGACGCTGAGCTCGTGACGGATTATGATCCTGAGACGAAGCAG GAGACGCTTAACTTGCTGGCGTTTGACTGTATTGTTGGAGATGCACAGAACCTGATGTCTAAATCACTAACCTCTCGGTACGGG CGTTTGAAGGAGTGGGTCATCAAACCATACCAGAAGATGTTACAAGAACATCCTTCGATGAGAGCTGTCCAACCATTTGG AATCCACGAAAAAGAAATGCAGCGATCTTATAGCATAGAAATGGTCTTACAGTCAATTCCGAACCTCAAGCATGGCAATGATGGGCTCATATTTACATGTGCTGAGTCGGGATATGTGATAGGAACGGATCATCGCAT CCTGAAGTGGAAGCCACCCTCTGAAAATTCGATTGACTTCAAACTTGAACTCCGGTTCCCCCCACTGCCAGGAAGACCCTCAGAACCAGACTTCACAGCCAAACCAGTGTTTCAGCTCTTGGTCTGGACTGGAAATAACTCGTATGAACACTTTGACACCATGCAGGTAGATGATGCACAATGGGAAAG TTGGAAAGCATCGGGAGAGCAATACGATGATAGAGTCGTTGAAGTCACTTGGGACAAAACTGCGAAAAACTGGGTTTACCATCGATTCCGAGACGACAAGGACCACGGAAACCATCAATCGGTAGTTGACAAGATTTTGGAAAGTATCAGAGATGGTGTGGAGGCTGAGCAG CTGGTTAGCCACGCAAATACCATACGAACCAACTGGAAAGAGCGCGAAAAATCCGCAGTCTCTGGGGCGCACTATCCTCCATCTGGTGGTTATCCACCTTCAGGTCAATACGGCGGCCCACCTGCGTTTGTGGCTGGACTTGGAATACGACGTTGA